In the genome of Porphyrobacter sp. ULC335, one region contains:
- the zapE gene encoding cell division protein ZapE — translation MPGLLARYDALIASGELRADPDQRAAAEKLAALQTALEAEAPTGGLLGKIFGKKPARLRGLYIWGGVGRGKSMLMDLFHETLAIPAKRRVHFHAFMLEVDRRIAEARKAERPDPLVAVALDMAADLKCLAFDEMVVTNTADAAIMGRFFTALMEAGTVIVTTSNRPPRDLYKDGLNRSLFLPFIDLVEREMDVLSLNGPTDYRLDRIGGLATWHAPLGDAATAQVREAFFRLTDFEPEDAAHVPSGELELGGGRTLHVPKCLKGVGVFSFKKLCAENRGAADYLAIAQAFHTVILVGIPKMGPENRNEAIRFTKLIDALYEHRVKLFATAAAVPEELYQAGDGAFEFERTVSRLNEMQSADYMALGHGTED, via the coding sequence ATGCCAGGTCTCCTCGCCCGCTACGACGCGCTGATCGCCAGCGGAGAACTGCGCGCCGATCCTGACCAACGCGCGGCGGCGGAGAAGCTAGCCGCATTGCAAACTGCACTGGAAGCCGAAGCCCCCACCGGTGGCCTGCTGGGCAAAATCTTCGGCAAGAAGCCTGCCCGCCTGCGCGGTCTCTACATCTGGGGCGGTGTCGGGCGCGGCAAGTCGATGCTGATGGATCTGTTCCACGAAACGCTTGCGATCCCCGCCAAGCGGCGTGTGCACTTCCACGCCTTCATGCTCGAAGTCGACCGCCGCATCGCCGAGGCGCGCAAGGCAGAGCGGCCCGATCCGCTGGTGGCGGTTGCGCTGGATATGGCCGCCGACCTCAAGTGCCTCGCCTTCGACGAGATGGTCGTCACCAACACCGCTGACGCGGCGATCATGGGCCGCTTTTTCACCGCGCTGATGGAGGCCGGTACGGTCATCGTCACCACCTCCAACCGCCCTCCCCGCGACCTCTACAAGGACGGGCTCAACCGCTCGCTGTTCCTGCCTTTCATCGATCTGGTCGAACGTGAGATGGACGTTCTGTCATTGAATGGCCCGACCGATTACCGTCTCGACCGCATCGGCGGGCTGGCGACATGGCATGCGCCGTTGGGTGATGCCGCCACGGCGCAGGTGCGCGAGGCCTTCTTCCGTCTCACCGATTTCGAACCCGAAGATGCCGCACACGTGCCTTCCGGGGAACTCGAGCTTGGCGGCGGACGAACGCTCCATGTGCCCAAGTGCCTCAAGGGTGTGGGCGTGTTCAGCTTCAAGAAGCTGTGCGCGGAAAACCGCGGCGCCGCCGATTACCTTGCCATTGCGCAGGCCTTCCACACGGTCATTCTCGTCGGCATCCCGAAGATGGGGCCGGAAAACCGCAACGAGGCGATCCGCTTCACCAAGCTGATCGACGCGCTGTATGAGCACCGCGTGAAGCTGTTCGCCACCGCGGCGGCCGTGCCGGAAGAGCTGTATCAGGCGGGCGACGGGGCCTTCGAGTTCGAACGCACGGTCAGCCGGTTGAACGAAATGCAGAGCGCCGACTACATGGCGCTGGGCCACGGGACCGAAGACTAA
- a CDS encoding XrtA/PEP-CTERM system amidotransferase yields MCGIAGIFHAETPKPVDPARVVRMCDALAHRGPDGSGVWTDHGVGLGHRRLSIIDLAGSPQPMHASNGRAVIVFNGEIYNFRELRRELEQAGFTFRTSGDTEVILAAWQRWGPDCLARLDGMFAFALFDLDKRQLFLARDRFGVKPLFLAHLSDGSIAFASELKGLLAHPQLRRRVNPQAIEAYLTWGYVPDTHSILSGVEKLPAGHFWLLEQGKAPGRPQRWWDIDFTQRERGSEADLSAQLVHLLREGVRSRMVADVPLGAFLSGGVDSSGVVALMSEASSNPVQTCSIGFDVAAYDETSYARQVAAKFGADHAERIVATDDFSAIDALAAMFDEPFADASALPTWRVCQLARERVTVALSGDGADEAFGGYRRQVFHHHEERARSILPAGLRAPLFGALGRAWPKADWAPRPLRAKATLLALAESGEEGYARGLSVTLPETRQRLYSESFASSLDGFRGEDELIALMRAAPGRSGLDRAQYADLTFWMPGDILTKVDRTSMAVSLEAREPLLDHRLVEFAARLPEGMRVRGSTGKYLLKKSLERYLPQDILYRPKQGFVTPIAEWLRGPLAVAARGIRTSGGLAQTGYFDAKAVAAMAEAHIAGRADHSRTLWQLLMLEKSLTQLGVSG; encoded by the coding sequence ATGTGCGGGATTGCCGGAATCTTCCATGCCGAGACGCCCAAGCCCGTCGACCCCGCGCGGGTCGTGCGGATGTGCGACGCTCTGGCGCATCGCGGGCCTGACGGATCGGGGGTGTGGACCGACCACGGCGTAGGCCTCGGTCATCGCCGCCTGTCGATCATCGACCTCGCGGGCTCTCCCCAACCGATGCACGCGAGCAATGGCCGCGCGGTGATCGTCTTCAACGGCGAGATCTACAATTTCCGCGAACTGCGCCGCGAGCTTGAACAGGCCGGTTTCACCTTCCGCACATCGGGCGATACCGAGGTGATCCTCGCCGCGTGGCAGCGTTGGGGGCCGGATTGCCTCGCACGGCTCGACGGGATGTTCGCCTTCGCGCTGTTCGATCTGGACAAGCGTCAGCTGTTCCTTGCGCGGGACCGGTTCGGGGTGAAGCCGCTGTTTCTGGCGCATCTGTCCGATGGCAGCATCGCCTTTGCCTCGGAACTGAAGGGGCTGCTCGCGCACCCGCAGCTGCGCCGCCGGGTCAATCCGCAGGCGATCGAGGCCTATTTGACCTGGGGCTATGTCCCCGACACGCATTCAATCCTCTCCGGGGTCGAGAAGCTGCCCGCGGGCCATTTCTGGCTGCTGGAGCAAGGCAAGGCGCCGGGCCGCCCGCAGCGCTGGTGGGACATCGACTTCACCCAGCGTGAGCGCGGGAGCGAGGCTGATCTTTCGGCGCAGCTCGTCCACTTGCTGCGCGAAGGCGTGCGCTCGCGGATGGTTGCCGATGTGCCTTTGGGCGCGTTCCTTTCGGGCGGCGTGGATTCGTCTGGCGTCGTCGCGCTGATGAGCGAGGCGTCGAGCAATCCGGTGCAGACCTGCTCGATCGGCTTCGATGTCGCCGCCTATGACGAGACGAGTTACGCCCGTCAGGTCGCGGCGAAGTTCGGCGCGGATCATGCCGAGCGGATCGTCGCCACCGATGATTTCTCCGCCATTGATGCGCTCGCCGCGATGTTCGACGAGCCCTTTGCCGATGCCTCTGCCCTGCCAACGTGGCGCGTGTGCCAGCTGGCGCGCGAGCGGGTGACGGTGGCGCTGTCGGGCGACGGGGCGGACGAGGCGTTCGGGGGATACCGCCGTCAGGTCTTCCACCACCACGAGGAGCGGGCGCGTTCGATCCTACCCGCCGGTCTGCGCGCACCGCTGTTCGGGGCGCTTGGACGGGCTTGGCCCAAGGCCGATTGGGCACCGCGACCCTTGCGCGCCAAGGCGACCTTGCTGGCGCTCGCCGAAAGCGGGGAGGAGGGCTATGCGCGCGGGCTTTCCGTCACGCTGCCGGAAACACGCCAACGGCTCTATTCGGAAAGCTTCGCCTCCAGCCTCGACGGGTTCCGGGGCGAGGACGAACTGATCGCCCTGATGCGCGCCGCGCCGGGGAGATCGGGCCTCGACCGGGCGCAATATGCCGATCTGACGTTCTGGATGCCCGGCGATATTCTTACCAAGGTCGACCGCACCAGCATGGCTGTGAGCCTTGAAGCGCGCGAGCCGCTGCTCGATCACCGCCTTGTGGAATTCGCCGCGCGCCTGCCGGAAGGGATGCGGGTGAGGGGATCGACGGGCAAATACCTTCTCAAGAAATCGCTCGAACGCTATCTGCCGCAGGACATTCTTTACCGGCCCAAGCAGGGCTTCGTCACACCGATTGCCGAGTGGCTGCGCGGGCCGTTGGCCGTCGCAGCGCGGGGGATCCGGACCAGCGGCGGGCTGGCGCAGACCGGGTACTTCGATGCGAAGGCGGTTGCCGCAATGGCCGAGGCCCACATCGCGGGCCGCGCCGATCATTCGCGCACGCTGTGGCAATTGCTGATGCTGGAGAAGTCGCTGACGCAGCTCGGAGTGAGCGGTTAG
- the xrtA gene encoding exosortase A translates to MPPDVAALSAPQASAGIPSAWRGPLAALAVAVVALIAVTAQSWGAMLHQWWNIDTYNHLMLVPFIIAWLVALKEDDLARVTPQPFVPGLLAVAAALALWWAGEMHGINLVAQIGAVGALQAAVLTILGLRVSLLLALPLAFACFLVPFGDEIIPPLQFVTADIAIALTHASGVPARIDGIYIDTPAGLFIVAEACSGVKFLIAMVTLGVLVAFTRFTRWSRRAMFLAACIIVPILANGVRAWATIHIAQYIGAERATGFDHIVYGWVFFAIITAVLLGTAWRFVEREPEAYGWPLDAIGGWGWVARAEEHAFAPKGAALAIIALAGVAALAALL, encoded by the coding sequence ATGCCGCCTGACGTTGCCGCCCTCTCCGCCCCGCAAGCGAGCGCCGGAATCCCTTCAGCATGGCGCGGGCCGCTAGCTGCGCTTGCCGTGGCGGTCGTCGCGCTGATCGCTGTGACCGCGCAAAGCTGGGGCGCGATGCTGCACCAGTGGTGGAATATCGATACCTATAATCACCTCATGCTCGTCCCCTTCATCATCGCCTGGCTGGTGGCGCTGAAGGAGGACGACCTCGCGCGCGTCACGCCGCAGCCCTTCGTGCCCGGACTGCTGGCTGTCGCCGCTGCGCTCGCCCTGTGGTGGGCGGGCGAGATGCACGGCATCAACCTTGTCGCTCAGATCGGCGCAGTTGGTGCGCTTCAGGCGGCGGTGCTGACCATCCTCGGCCTGCGCGTCAGCCTGCTGCTCGCTCTGCCGCTCGCCTTTGCGTGTTTCCTCGTGCCGTTCGGTGACGAGATCATTCCGCCGCTGCAATTCGTCACCGCTGATATCGCCATCGCGCTCACCCATGCGAGCGGTGTGCCTGCGCGGATTGATGGCATTTACATTGATACCCCCGCCGGCCTGTTCATCGTTGCCGAGGCCTGTTCGGGCGTGAAGTTCCTGATCGCGATGGTGACGCTGGGCGTGCTGGTCGCCTTCACGCGCTTCACGCGCTGGTCGCGCCGGGCGATGTTCCTCGCCGCCTGCATCATCGTTCCGATCCTCGCCAACGGCGTGCGTGCATGGGCGACGATCCACATCGCGCAATACATCGGTGCCGAACGCGCGACCGGGTTCGACCACATCGTCTATGGCTGGGTGTTCTTTGCGATCATCACAGCCGTGCTGCTGGGCACGGCATGGCGCTTTGTCGAGCGTGAGCCGGAGGCCTATGGCTGGCCGCTCGACGCCATCGGGGGCTGGGGCTGGGTTGCCCGCGCCGAAGAACACGCCTTTGCGCCAAAGGGCGCTGCGCTCGCGATCATCGCCCTTGCGGGCGTTGCCGCGCTGGCCGCGCTGCTTTAG
- a CDS encoding TIGR03087 family PEP-CTERM/XrtA system glycosyltransferase, with protein MGGILFLAHRVPFPPDRGDRIRSHHLLKALARLAPVHVGCFGEGDKDAERALADMAASYCIAPRTKPLPLAGVEAVLGGKPVSLTAFHSRKLERWVGDTIARNHISAIVVFSGQMGQYIPDDFAGRVVIDLCDVDSAKFASYADAGERVWLNAREARLLAAEEERLGQRADAAILISEAEAALYRSRLAAPATVNVQVIGNGIDAGFFDPAAAVPHPVIAGLPGPHFVFTGQMDYRPNEQAALWVIEALMPQLRSRFPEAMFHVVGRNPTRALMAHHGTPGVQVWGEVADVRPFIAAADAVLAPLLIARGVQNKVLEAMAMARPVVLTPEAATGIAAQDGAHWVVCPPDPAAMTARIAGLLADHQAPAQIGAAALRFVVDHHGWEAMMAPLAALVGMAGGSARHAA; from the coding sequence ATGGGCGGCATCCTGTTCCTAGCCCACCGCGTGCCATTCCCGCCCGATCGGGGCGACCGCATCCGCTCGCATCATCTGCTCAAGGCGCTGGCACGCCTCGCACCCGTCCATGTCGGTTGCTTCGGTGAGGGCGACAAGGACGCCGAACGCGCGCTTGCGGACATGGCGGCATCATACTGCATCGCGCCCCGGACCAAGCCCCTGCCGCTCGCCGGTGTCGAGGCGGTGCTGGGTGGCAAGCCTGTCAGCCTGACCGCGTTCCACTCGCGCAAGCTGGAGCGCTGGGTAGGCGATACCATCGCCCGGAATCACATCAGCGCCATCGTCGTCTTCTCCGGGCAGATGGGGCAATACATCCCGGACGACTTTGCGGGCCGCGTGGTGATCGACCTGTGCGATGTCGATAGCGCCAAGTTCGCCAGCTATGCCGATGCTGGCGAGCGCGTGTGGCTCAACGCCCGCGAGGCGCGCTTGCTGGCGGCGGAGGAGGAACGCCTCGGCCAGCGGGCGGACGCCGCGATCCTGATCTCCGAGGCCGAAGCTGCGCTTTATCGCAGCCGCCTTGCAGCGCCCGCCACAGTCAATGTGCAGGTGATCGGTAACGGGATTGATGCTGGCTTCTTCGATCCCGCCGCCGCCGTGCCGCATCCCGTCATCGCCGGACTGCCGGGGCCGCATTTCGTCTTCACCGGACAGATGGATTACCGGCCCAACGAGCAGGCCGCGCTGTGGGTGATCGAGGCGCTGATGCCGCAGCTTCGCAGCCGTTTTCCGGAGGCGATGTTCCATGTCGTCGGCCGCAACCCGACCCGCGCCCTGATGGCGCACCACGGCACCCCCGGCGTGCAGGTGTGGGGAGAGGTGGCGGACGTGCGCCCCTTCATCGCCGCCGCCGATGCCGTGCTCGCCCCTCTGCTGATCGCGCGCGGGGTGCAGAACAAGGTGCTCGAAGCGATGGCGATGGCCAGGCCGGTAGTGTTGACGCCCGAAGCGGCGACGGGGATTGCGGCGCAGGACGGGGCGCATTGGGTGGTCTGCCCGCCCGATCCGGCGGCGATGACCGCGCGGATCGCGGGCCTGCTGGCTGACCATCAGGCTCCTGCACAAATCGGCGCGGCGGCGCTGCGCTTTGTGGTCGATCATCATGGCTGGGAGGCGATGATGGCGCCGCTGGCTGCGCTTGTCGGCATGGCTGGGGGCAGCGCACGCCATGCCGCCTGA
- a CDS encoding FemAB family XrtA/PEP-CTERM system-associated protein, whose protein sequence is MNAPVKAGTSVRTVDFRDAGEVRRIENFVREAGASLFHRPAWLLGVETGAGQRAAGIVAERLGTVTGWLPLTEVRSALFGKALVSSGFGVGGGIVAESDDAAQAIALAAQGHAARGGFSGIELRGGPIPQGWDSWSDKHCGFERPLAADDEAELLAIPRKARAEVRKGLGFGHRVTVGRGSGDLAAHYACYSESVRNLGTPVFAKRLFTAMIEAFPDSCDILTVWQGATPLASVLSFYHDGAALPFWGGGVFAARAARANEVMYYELMLHARRQGMTRFDFGRSKTGSGPFAFKKNWGFDPVPLTYGAWTDGGAAKRNIDPTDASYSRKIELWKKLPLPVANTLGPWIARGLA, encoded by the coding sequence ATGAACGCGCCGGTGAAAGCCGGCACCAGCGTGCGCACCGTCGACTTCCGCGACGCGGGAGAGGTGCGCCGTATCGAGAATTTTGTGCGCGAGGCCGGGGCAAGTCTGTTCCACCGCCCGGCATGGTTGCTGGGTGTCGAGACAGGCGCGGGCCAACGTGCCGCAGGAATAGTCGCCGAACGGCTCGGCACAGTCACAGGCTGGTTGCCGCTGACAGAGGTGCGATCGGCGCTGTTCGGCAAAGCGCTCGTCTCGAGCGGATTTGGAGTCGGCGGCGGTATTGTCGCCGAAAGCGATGACGCGGCGCAGGCAATCGCACTTGCGGCACAAGGCCACGCCGCGCGCGGGGGCTTCTCCGGCATCGAACTGCGTGGCGGTCCGATCCCCCAAGGCTGGGACAGCTGGTCCGACAAGCATTGCGGTTTCGAACGCCCGCTGGCCGCTGACGACGAGGCGGAACTGCTCGCCATCCCGCGCAAGGCGCGCGCCGAAGTGCGCAAGGGTCTCGGCTTCGGCCATCGTGTCACTGTCGGACGTGGGTCGGGTGACCTCGCCGCGCACTACGCCTGCTACAGCGAAAGCGTGCGCAATCTCGGCACGCCGGTTTTCGCCAAGCGGCTGTTCACAGCGATGATCGAGGCTTTCCCTGACAGCTGCGACATCCTCACCGTGTGGCAGGGCGCAACCCCGCTGGCGAGCGTACTCAGCTTCTACCACGATGGCGCGGCCCTGCCCTTCTGGGGCGGCGGCGTGTTCGCGGCCCGCGCGGCGCGCGCCAACGAGGTGATGTATTACGAGTTGATGCTCCACGCCCGCAGGCAGGGCATGACCCGCTTCGATTTCGGGCGCTCCAAAACTGGCAGCGGGCCATTCGCCTTCAAGAAGAACTGGGGTTTCGATCCGGTGCCGCTGACCTACGGCGCGTGGACAGATGGCGGCGCAGCAAAGCGCAACATCGATCCCACCGATGCCAGCTACAGCCGGAAGATCGAACTCTGGAAGAAGCTGCCGCTCCCGGTCGCCAACACGCTGGGGCCGTGGATCGCACGCGGACTGGCGTGA
- a CDS encoding XrtA system polysaccharide deacetylase, translated as MNAPFPIPGALGTDPRIVNGLSVDVEDWFQVGAFENVIARGEWDSIKTRVEDNVYRVIDLFAEADVTATFFTLGWVAKRHPNMIRRIVDAGHEIASHGYDHARVFSFTRAEFAEDIRKAREVIEDCSGVRVTGYRAPSFSIDQRTPWAFAELAEQGYAYSSSVAPVVHDHYGWPEAPRFAFKPLPWSPMIELPVTTAILGGRRVAAGGGGFFRVLPYAFSRWAIRQVNRTEGRPAVFYFHPWEVDPDQPRVGHAPLRSRFRHYTGLARMAGKLRELVHEFRWGRMDLVAHREAARAVDLVLPEPATAEFAA; from the coding sequence ATGAACGCGCCCTTTCCGATACCCGGCGCGCTCGGCACTGACCCCCGCATCGTCAACGGCCTGTCGGTCGATGTCGAGGACTGGTTTCAGGTCGGCGCGTTCGAGAATGTGATTGCCCGCGGCGAGTGGGACAGCATCAAGACCCGCGTGGAAGACAATGTCTACCGCGTGATCGACCTGTTCGCCGAGGCCGATGTCACAGCGACCTTTTTCACGCTGGGCTGGGTGGCCAAACGCCATCCCAACATGATCCGCCGCATCGTTGATGCAGGCCATGAAATCGCCAGCCACGGTTACGATCATGCGCGGGTGTTCTCCTTCACGCGCGCCGAATTCGCCGAGGATATTCGCAAGGCGCGCGAAGTCATCGAGGATTGCAGCGGCGTGCGCGTGACGGGTTACCGCGCGCCGAGCTTCTCGATCGACCAGCGCACGCCCTGGGCCTTCGCCGAGCTGGCCGAGCAGGGCTATGCCTATTCCTCCAGTGTCGCGCCAGTCGTTCACGACCACTATGGCTGGCCTGAAGCCCCGCGCTTTGCCTTCAAGCCGCTGCCGTGGTCGCCCATGATCGAGCTGCCGGTGACCACCGCGATCCTTGGTGGACGGCGCGTGGCGGCGGGGGGCGGGGGCTTCTTCCGGGTCCTGCCCTACGCGTTTTCGCGCTGGGCCATCCGGCAGGTGAACCGCACCGAAGGCCGCCCGGCGGTGTTCTATTTCCACCCGTGGGAGGTCGACCCCGATCAGCCGCGTGTCGGCCATGCGCCGCTGCGTTCGCGCTTCCGGCACTATACCGGCCTTGCGCGCATGGCGGGCAAGCTGCGCGAACTGGTGCACGAATTCCGCTGGGGCCGGATGGATCTGGTCGCCCACCGCGAGGCTGCGCGGGCTGTAGATCTGGTGCTGCCTGAACCTGCCACGGCGGAATTTGCGGCATGA
- a CDS encoding XrtA/PEP-CTERM system-associated ATPase, which produces MYEQFYGFSGRPFQLTPDPQFYFESTSHKKAMSYLGYGLAQGEGFIVITGEVGAGKSTLVAHLMERIDPAALTAAQVVTTALDGAEVVHVVAQAFGLQVDGHDKAAALGAIERFLQDEARAGRRCLLVVDECQNLDLGALEELRMLSNFQLGSHPLLQSLLLGQPEFRRTLAHHPGLEQLRQRIIASHHLEALDAHEVELYVRHRLGHVGWNGRPEFEPGLLDALYRHTGGIPRRVNQVMNRLLLLGAIEARDELSLPMLDDVIAEMTADQNRGARGQSDLRTAPAAVPASAPIAHDSLPANEVAALLAERDARTAELEAAISELQAAGVSQHGADGEALSPEDMRVAEARLAAALERIEARLEEQEQSFRHVLTMLIEWLEEDPSRRAA; this is translated from the coding sequence ATGTACGAACAATTTTACGGTTTCAGCGGACGGCCCTTCCAGCTTACGCCCGATCCGCAGTTCTATTTCGAGAGTACCAGCCACAAGAAGGCGATGAGTTATCTCGGCTATGGCCTTGCGCAGGGTGAGGGCTTCATCGTCATCACCGGCGAGGTCGGCGCGGGCAAATCGACGCTGGTTGCGCACCTGATGGAGCGGATCGATCCGGCAGCGCTGACGGCGGCGCAGGTGGTCACCACCGCGCTGGACGGGGCCGAAGTGGTGCATGTCGTCGCGCAGGCCTTTGGCCTTCAGGTCGACGGGCATGACAAGGCCGCCGCCCTGGGCGCTATCGAGCGCTTCCTTCAGGATGAAGCCCGCGCCGGTCGCCGCTGCCTGCTGGTCGTGGACGAGTGCCAGAACCTTGATCTGGGCGCGCTGGAAGAGCTGCGGATGCTTTCCAACTTCCAGCTCGGCTCGCACCCGCTGCTGCAAAGCCTGCTGCTCGGCCAGCCTGAATTCCGCCGCACGCTCGCCCATCACCCGGGGCTCGAACAGCTGCGCCAGCGGATCATCGCCTCGCACCATCTCGAAGCGCTGGATGCGCACGAGGTCGAACTTTACGTGCGCCACCGCCTTGGCCATGTGGGCTGGAACGGGCGTCCGGAATTCGAGCCGGGTCTGCTCGATGCGCTCTACCGCCACACCGGCGGCATTCCGCGCCGGGTCAACCAGGTGATGAACCGCCTGCTGCTGCTCGGCGCCATCGAGGCGCGCGACGAGCTTTCGCTGCCGATGCTCGACGATGTGATCGCCGAAATGACCGCCGACCAGAACCGCGGCGCACGCGGGCAGAGCGATCTGCGCACCGCGCCCGCTGCCGTCCCGGCTTCCGCCCCTATTGCCCACGACAGCCTGCCTGCAAACGAAGTGGCCGCCCTGCTGGCCGAGCGCGACGCGCGCACCGCCGAACTGGAAGCCGCGATCAGCGAATTGCAGGCGGCCGGCGTCAGCCAGCACGGTGCCGACGGCGAAGCGCTTTCGCCCGAGGACATGCGCGTGGCCGAGGCCCGCCTCGCCGCGGCGCTTGAACGCATCGAAGCGCGGCTTGAGGAGCAGGAGCAATCCTTCCGCCACGTGCTGACCATGCTGATCGAATGGCTCGAGGAAGATCCGTCGCGCAGGGCCGCGTGA
- a CDS encoding preprotein translocase subunit YajC: MRARIFAAALLTAGMIAASSAPAMAQDIGQGQGGNTPGQRGNRVVQPYIEVGQVVSAELSPGSDVVTFTQVAVGVDINVQGRNSGAAVSVRYERNIGYGDDSIDSNTISGVARGTLALVPNTLSLEAGALASRTRIDAGGGTTANPLQRDDAESRFYSAYAGPSLNTRIGDVGVEGVARVGYNRFEADDALVTQAGNSVDVFDDSVTYLGQLRAGVRPGEVLPVGLAVTAGGFQENISNLDQRVRDLYVRGDVTVPLTIDLALVAGAGYEDVEISSRDALRDANGVPVIGADGRFVTDSSAPRRIAFAVDGLLWDVGVLWRPSSRTSLQAAVGRRYDSTTYYGTFTYVPSQRSAFAVSAYDGVSGFGGLLNNSLAGLDSDFEAIRNPVTGDFGGLVSGAEGQSVIGGIGSTRSAAFRGRGVRASYERTVGRTTAALGAGYDRRTFIAAAGTVLSPVNGLTDESYYVIGGLSREIGQNANITTNAYVNWFDGAGNNDVTAVGASAAYNQSITQRLVGRAAIAVDYFDSQFTAQDFAFATALVGLRYNF; this comes from the coding sequence ATGCGTGCCCGGATATTCGCAGCCGCACTGCTGACTGCCGGCATGATCGCCGCGTCGTCGGCTCCGGCTATGGCACAGGACATCGGTCAGGGGCAGGGCGGCAATACGCCCGGCCAGCGCGGCAATCGCGTGGTGCAGCCCTATATCGAAGTCGGGCAGGTCGTCTCGGCCGAACTCAGCCCCGGCAGTGATGTGGTGACCTTCACCCAGGTCGCCGTCGGCGTCGATATCAACGTGCAGGGCCGCAACAGCGGCGCGGCGGTCTCGGTGCGCTACGAACGCAACATCGGCTACGGCGATGACAGCATCGACAGCAACACGATCAGCGGTGTTGCGCGCGGCACTTTGGCGCTGGTGCCGAACACCCTCAGCCTTGAAGCCGGCGCGCTGGCCTCGCGCACGCGGATCGATGCAGGCGGCGGCACCACCGCCAATCCGCTGCAACGCGACGATGCGGAAAGCCGCTTCTACAGCGCCTATGCCGGGCCGAGCCTCAACACCCGCATCGGCGATGTCGGCGTGGAGGGCGTGGCGCGGGTCGGATACAACCGCTTTGAAGCGGACGATGCGCTGGTCACGCAAGCGGGCAACAGCGTCGATGTGTTCGATGACAGCGTGACCTATCTGGGTCAGCTGCGCGCCGGTGTGCGTCCGGGCGAAGTGCTGCCCGTGGGTCTCGCCGTGACGGCCGGGGGCTTCCAGGAAAATATCAGCAATCTCGATCAGCGCGTGCGCGACCTCTACGTGCGCGGCGATGTGACCGTGCCGCTCACCATCGACCTCGCGCTGGTTGCCGGGGCGGGTTACGAGGATGTCGAGATTTCGAGCCGCGATGCGCTGCGCGATGCCAATGGCGTGCCGGTGATCGGGGCCGATGGCCGTTTCGTCACCGATAGCAGCGCGCCGCGCCGGATCGCCTTCGCGGTCGACGGATTGTTGTGGGATGTCGGGGTGCTGTGGCGCCCCAGCTCGCGCACCAGCCTTCAGGCAGCGGTCGGGCGTCGGTATGATTCCACCACCTATTACGGCACCTTCACCTATGTCCCCAGCCAGCGCAGCGCCTTTGCGGTGTCGGCCTATGACGGGGTGAGCGGCTTTGGCGGGTTGCTCAACAATTCGCTCGCCGGGCTCGACAGCGATTTCGAGGCGATCCGCAACCCGGTGACCGGCGACTTCGGCGGGCTGGTGAGCGGGGCCGAGGGCCAATCGGTGATCGGCGGGATCGGATCGACACGCTCGGCAGCCTTCCGCGGGCGCGGGGTGCGCGCTTCCTATGAGCGCACCGTGGGGCGCACCACAGCGGCGCTGGGCGCAGGTTATGACCGGCGCACCTTCATTGCGGCGGCGGGCACGGTGCTGTCCCCCGTCAACGGCCTTACCGATGAAAGCTACTACGTGATCGGCGGCCTCTCCCGCGAGATCGGGCAGAACGCCAACATCACCACCAACGCCTACGTCAACTGGTTCGACGGGGCGGGCAATAACGACGTGACCGCGGTCGGCGCGTCGGCGGCTTACAACCAGTCGATCACCCAGCGCCTTGTGGGCCGCGCGGCGATTGCGGTCGATTACTTCGACAGCCAGTTCACCGCGCAGGACTTCGCTTTTGCGACCGCGCTGGTTGGTCTGCGCTACAACTTCTGA